The following are encoded in a window of Providencia rettgeri genomic DNA:
- the paaX gene encoding phenylacetic acid degradation operon negative regulatory protein PaaX: MNTKLDQFIQHAIASQPISGTSLISSLYGDALHHRGGEIWLGSLSKLLEPMGFTDRFVRTSVFRLQKEGWLDVEKIGRRSYYRISARGQSRFRRAEQKIYLAQQPDWDGKWDLLLLEAADKEEKNRLKKELSWLGFGQFNTSLMAAPSCAQSDIPALLNELNATEQVIYFHADYPYNRSEKNLKDLVSQAWSLQDISEHYHQFISLFRPLALLLKDNAGAQISPEHCFQLRLLLIHFYRRVTLKDPLLPDELLPPQWEGHIARHLCTNIYQRIDQAATQYVSENGETTVGELPQPSNAYYRRFGGVLRDIAA, translated from the coding sequence ATGAATACTAAACTCGATCAATTTATCCAACATGCTATCGCCAGCCAACCCATCAGTGGTACATCGCTGATTAGCTCCCTTTATGGTGATGCACTGCATCACCGTGGAGGTGAGATTTGGTTAGGTAGCCTAAGCAAACTATTAGAGCCGATGGGGTTTACTGACCGCTTTGTACGCACCTCTGTTTTTCGCTTGCAAAAAGAAGGTTGGTTAGATGTCGAAAAGATTGGACGGCGCAGCTACTACCGAATCTCAGCACGGGGTCAGAGCCGGTTTCGGCGTGCGGAGCAAAAAATTTACCTTGCACAGCAGCCTGATTGGGATGGCAAATGGGATTTATTATTATTAGAAGCCGCTGATAAAGAAGAAAAAAATCGCTTAAAAAAAGAGCTTAGTTGGCTAGGGTTTGGGCAATTTAATACCTCTTTAATGGCTGCACCAAGCTGTGCACAAAGTGATATTCCTGCGTTATTAAATGAGCTCAATGCCACTGAGCAAGTGATTTATTTTCACGCTGACTACCCCTACAATCGCTCAGAAAAAAACCTGAAAGACTTGGTGTCACAAGCATGGTCTTTGCAAGATATCTCAGAGCATTATCACCAGTTTATTTCCTTATTTAGACCACTGGCGCTATTACTCAAAGATAATGCGGGCGCACAAATCAGCCCCGAGCATTGTTTTCAATTACGCTTGCTTCTGATCCACTTTTATCGTCGCGTCACCCTTAAAGACCCACTATTACCGGACGAACTTTTGCCCCCCCAATGGGAAGGTCATATTGCACGCCATTTGTGCACTAATATTTATCAACGTATCGATCAAGCTGCAACGCAATATGTGTCAGAAAATGGCGAAACCACCGTCGGTGAACTCCCTCAACCTTCTAACGCTTACTATCGGCGTTTTGGTGGAGTATTGCGGGATATCGCCGCCTAA
- the paaY gene encoding phenylacetic acid degradation protein PaaY encodes MPFYQIDGITPVVSPDSFVHPTAVVIGDVVIGKNVYIGPNASLRGDFGRLIIKDGANVQDNCVMHGFPQFDTIIEEDGHIGHGAILHGCHIKRNALVGMNSVIMDGAVIGENSIVGACTFVKAEAIFADNSLILGTPAKVLRTLSEQEIAWKSSGTKDYQNLVTRCLNTFQEVEPLTEIDANRPVLKFDNIIPKSQL; translated from the coding sequence ATGCCTTTTTATCAAATCGATGGTATTACACCTGTTGTTAGTCCAGACAGTTTTGTTCACCCCACAGCGGTCGTTATCGGCGATGTCGTCATTGGTAAAAATGTCTATATTGGCCCCAATGCCAGCTTACGCGGTGATTTTGGTCGTTTAATCATTAAAGATGGAGCGAATGTGCAAGATAATTGCGTGATGCATGGGTTCCCGCAATTTGACACAATCATTGAGGAAGATGGCCATATCGGCCACGGTGCTATTTTGCATGGCTGCCATATCAAACGCAACGCCCTCGTGGGGATGAATAGCGTGATCATGGACGGTGCTGTGATTGGTGAAAATTCAATTGTTGGTGCTTGCACTTTTGTCAAAGCAGAAGCCATATTCGCAGACAATAGCCTGATCCTAGGCACTCCAGCCAAAGTTTTACGCACGTTATCAGAACAAGAGATTGCCTGGAAAAGCAGCGGCACCAAAGATTACCAGAACCTCGTCACTCGCTGTTTAAATACTTTTCAAGAAGTTGAGCCATTAACCGAGATAGATGCCAACCGTCCTGTGCTTAAGTTTGACAATATTATCCCAAAATCTCAGCTTTAA
- a CDS encoding DHA2 family efflux MFS transporter permease subunit, producing MADIQPLKGAKLVWATIALSLATFMQVLDSTIANVAIPTIAGNLGVSVSQGTWVITSFGVSNAISIAISGYLAKRFGEIRVFLWATALFTLFSLLCGFSDSLGMLILYRVLQGAVAGPVIPLSQSLIMRCYPPKMQNMALAFWSMTIILAPVFGPIFGGYISDNFHWGWIFFMNVPLGIFVIIVGAIILKGMESTVVKMPFNVIGLALLSVGVGCLQVLLDKGKELGWLASNEIVILAVVSAIALVFLVIWELTDKNPIVELSLFKSRNFTIGTISVSLAYMAYFGAIVLLPQLLQEVYGYTATWAGLALAPIGLLPVLFSAPVAKLSDFLDIRWIVTFSFVFYAICFFWRAYTFEPSMGFSAVVWPQLVQGMAVACFFMPLTTLTLSGLPPEKLASASSLANFFRTLAGSIGTSITTTMWSDRESVHHSQLTEFITDYNPESLAMYQGMAAHGLTTEQTSGFIAQQITSQGLIIAANEIFWLCGWVFIVLIITVWFAKPPFGNNTK from the coding sequence GGGGCGAAGCTAGTTTGGGCGACCATCGCATTATCGCTTGCAACCTTTATGCAAGTGCTCGATTCCACTATTGCAAACGTGGCTATTCCGACTATTGCGGGTAACCTTGGTGTTTCCGTATCACAAGGTACGTGGGTGATCACCTCATTTGGGGTGTCGAACGCGATTTCGATTGCGATTTCGGGGTATCTCGCTAAGCGTTTTGGTGAAATTCGTGTTTTCTTATGGGCGACAGCTCTTTTTACTTTATTTTCATTGCTTTGTGGTTTTTCAGATAGCCTTGGGATGCTGATTTTATATCGCGTTTTACAAGGTGCTGTTGCAGGACCTGTCATTCCGTTATCCCAAAGCCTAATTATGCGCTGTTATCCGCCTAAAATGCAGAATATGGCATTGGCCTTTTGGTCGATGACGATTATCTTAGCCCCCGTATTCGGCCCAATTTTTGGCGGGTATATTAGTGATAACTTTCATTGGGGCTGGATATTCTTTATGAACGTGCCTTTAGGGATTTTCGTGATTATCGTGGGGGCGATTATCCTTAAAGGGATGGAATCGACAGTGGTCAAAATGCCGTTCAATGTGATTGGATTGGCACTATTATCTGTGGGTGTTGGTTGCTTACAAGTGTTGCTGGATAAAGGGAAAGAGCTAGGCTGGCTGGCATCGAATGAAATTGTGATTTTAGCGGTGGTTTCTGCCATTGCGTTGGTATTTCTCGTGATTTGGGAACTGACCGATAAAAACCCGATTGTTGAGTTGTCTTTATTTAAATCGCGCAACTTCACGATTGGAACCATTTCAGTCAGTTTGGCGTATATGGCATATTTTGGGGCGATTGTGTTATTACCTCAATTGCTGCAAGAAGTGTATGGCTATACCGCAACTTGGGCAGGGCTTGCACTTGCGCCAATTGGCTTGTTACCGGTTCTTTTTTCAGCGCCAGTGGCAAAATTATCCGATTTTCTGGATATCCGTTGGATAGTCACTTTTAGCTTTGTGTTTTATGCCATTTGTTTCTTTTGGCGGGCGTATACCTTCGAACCCAGCATGGGGTTCTCAGCGGTGGTTTGGCCGCAATTAGTGCAGGGCATGGCGGTGGCGTGTTTCTTTATGCCATTGACGACGCTAACGCTTTCAGGGCTTCCACCTGAAAAACTGGCTTCGGCTTCCAGTTTGGCTAACTTTTTCCGTACATTAGCGGGGTCAATAGGGACATCAATTACGACAACGATGTGGAGCGATCGTGAGTCTGTGCACCACAGCCAACTTACTGAATTTATTACCGACTATAACCCAGAGTCTTTAGCGATGTACCAAGGCATGGCGGCTCACGGTTTAACTACCGAGCAAACTTCGGGTTTTATTGCGCAGCAAATTACTAGCCAAGGGCTCATTATTGCGGCGAATGAAATATTCTGGTTATGTGGCTGGGTATTTATTGTGTTAATCATTACCGTTTGGTTTGCTAAGCCACCCTTTGGTAATAATACGAAGTAA